The following are from one region of the Channa argus isolate prfri chromosome 6, Channa argus male v1.0, whole genome shotgun sequence genome:
- the sik3 gene encoding serine/threonine-protein kinase SIK3 homolog isoform X1 → MAAVSSGGTAGSAAAGITHSTRPTHAVMGSQNRAQPSSGISHSSRTSTNTGCITNPGHTSATRPPPARVGHYEIERTIGKGNFAVVKLATHIITKAKVAIKIVDKTQLDDENLKKIFREVQIMKLLKHPHIIRLYQVMETERMIYLVTEYASGGEIFDHLVAHGRMAEKDARKKFKQIVAAVHFCHCRNIVHRDLKAENLLLDHNLNIKIADFGFSNLFSRGQLLKTWCGSPPYAAPELFEGKEYDGPKVDIWSLGVVLYVLVCGALPFDGSTLHNLRARVLSGKFRIPFFMSTDCEYLIRHMLVLEPSKRLTMEQICKNKWMRQGDLDPDFDRLIAECEQVKTERETELINEQVLMAMCEMGLDRERTLQSLQTDAYDHYSAIYSLLAERLKKHKTLRVAQPTPRSVSYPLNAVQNDPQANPVSMTVPHVQLINPDNQIVEPDGSMALDSDEGEEPSPEAMARYLSMRRHTVGVPDQRTEMQEDLQKLPPGFPRGAVPQPPFPLLAPNMGQMHTLMPTQCLQPTQQLEYKEQSLLQPPTLQLLNGMGPLGRRASDGGANIQLHAQLLKRPRGPSPLVASPHPIPAVAPVDEEGSDGEPDQEAVQRYLANRSKRHTTHALTSTSHGEPSTESQRPQGPRQRGGWAPDTHTRSSYKDCNTLHLPMERFSPVRRFSDGAATIQAFKAHLENSSLIKQLKQECEQLQKMYAIQQDERLLEHTQQQHILYQQEQQILHQQIQGLSLGHGESQPSHLTHQLQRLRIQPSSPPPTHPSNHLFRQPNQSPPPGSTGIMQGHGPSPVQYQHGAPALYQGQSGSPPPTGLPRVALPTNQQAASVRPTVPLAQGVPQQQQVTIQVQEVELGDGASRQGSFLSTPGGHRVLGKQLSADNAETHSRSLGRFTSAYEQAQFNPHLFSGDAASRGNSGVVGSYSPYLQGASLKVPGLESYQTGAVGNSYGTPSTLQQALLSPTPLDYRPPQQHVTPTLQGLLSPRHSLTGHADPRLPPQDLAALLKRQSPRSCPAPPTPPSGPPQEYGEMLLLRQLNQGDSLEQPVPQGAPGGQHYHHLLQIRPPEVQPQQHPAQAPCPSLPHSESMEEDEVPTSYHHPHEGLLAKAGEGHELLGPPRIGTPPYNSPTHRHGGYIRGPSAARESEHVECRPLGQAMEVPDHNGVGYSRGPQGDAYRSRGQLQRHHTIQTCDDAYDQADPMSGMSLLAGKALSSARMSDILSQTSLIGSQQLHQREESVCDEGELHAAACYPSSCTSDMLLSYKPPDLPYSMEQAGV, encoded by the exons ATGGCGGCCGTGTCAAGCGGAGGTACTGCTGGGTCCGCTGCGGCCGGGATTACGCACTCTACCCGACCGACCCACGCAGTAATGGGCTCCCAGAACCGAGCCCAGCCATCCTCCGGGATAAGCCACTCCAGTCGTACCAGCACGAACACCGGCTGCATCACCAATCCTGGCCACACTTCGGCCACCAGGCCCCCCCCAGCCCGAGTGGGCCACTATGAAATTGAGCGGACCATCGGCAAGGGAAATTTCGCGGTTGTTAAACTAGCGACACACATCATTACCAAAGCAAAG GTGGCTATAAAAATAGTGGATAAGACCCAGCTGGATGATGAAAACCTGAAAAAGATCTTCAGAGAAGTGCAAATCATGAAGTTGCTAAAGCACCCCCACATCATCCGCCTCTACCAG gtgatgGAGACAGAGCGGATGATCTATCTGGTAACAGAGTATGCTAGCGGTGGAGAGATATTTG ACCACCTTGTGGCTCATGGGCGTATGGCGGAAAAGGATGCCAGAAAGAAATTCAAGCAGATTGTGGCAGCCGTCCATTTCTGTCACTGCCGCAATATTGTTCATAGAGACTTAAAGGCTGAGAATCTGCTGCTTGACCACAACCTCAACATCAAAATCGcag ATTTTGGCTTCAGTAACCTGTTTTCCCGAGGCCAGCTGTTGAAGACGTGGTGTGGCAGCCCTCCCTATGCCGCACCAGAGCTCTTTGAAGGAAAGGAGTATGATGGACCTAAAGTAGATATATGG AGCTTAGGTGTCGTGCTATATGTGTTGGTGTGCGGTGCCCTGCCCTTTGATGGCAGCACTCTCCATAATTTGCGGGCACGTGTCCTCAGTGGCAAGTTCCGCATTCCCTTCTTCATGTCCACAG ACTGTGAGTACTTGATCAGACACATGTTAGTGCTGGAGCCCAGCAAACGTTTGACCATGGAGCAGATCTGTAAGAACAAGTGGATGAGACAAGGAGACCTGGACCCAGACTTTGACAGG TTGATAGCAGAGTGTGAACAGGTGAagacagagcgagagacagagctAATCAATGAGCAGGTGCTGATGGCAATGTGTGAAATGGGTCTAGACCGAGAGCGCACACTTCAG TCCCTTCAAACTGATGCATACGATCACTACAGTGCCATCTACAGTCTGCTGGCTGAACGTCTCAAGAAACACAAAACCTTACGTGTTGCCCAGCCCACACCGCGTTCTGTTAGCTATCCCCTTAACGCTGTACAG AACGATCCACAGGCTAATCCTGTTAGCATGACCGTTCCCCATGTCCAGCTCATTAACCCAGACAACCAGATTGTTGAG cCTGATGGCAGCATGGCATTGGACAGTGATGAAGGGGAGGAGCCATCTCCAGAAGCAATGGCTCGCTACCTTTCAATGAGGCGACACACTGTGGGGGTTCCAGACCAAAG GACAGAGATGCAGGAGGACCTTCAGAAGCTGCCACCAGGTTTCCCTCGTGGTGCTGTGCCTCAACCCCCCTTCCCATTACTGGCTCCCAATATGGGCCAAATGCACACTCTCATGCCAACACAGTGCTTGCAGCCCACACAGCAGCTGGAGTACAAG GAGCAGTCATTGCTACAGCCACCTACCCTGCAGCTGCTCAATGGCATGGGGCCTCTGGGCCGAAGAGCTTCCGATGGCGGTGCCAACATTCAACTACACGCTCAGCTCCTCAAGAGGCCCAGAGGGCCCTCACCACTTGTCGCCAGCCCA CACCCTATCCCTGCAGTAGCTCCAGTGGATGAGGAGGGTTCAGATGGAGAGCCAGACCAAGAGGCAGTACAGAG GTACCTGGCGAACCGCTCCAAGCGGCACACGACGCACGCGCTCACGAGCACATCGCATGGCGAGCCCTCGACAGAGTCACAGCGGCCCCAGGGCCCCCGCCAGAGGGGGGGTTGGGcccccgacacacacacacg ATCCAGCTATAAGGACTGTAACACCCTTCATCTGCCCATGGAGCGCTTCTCACCTGTCAGACGGTTTTCAGATGGTGCGGCCACTATCCAGGCATTCAAGGCTCATCTAGAGAACAGCAGTCTTATAAAGCAACTCAAGCAG GAGTGTGAGCAGCTCCAGAAAATGTATGCTATCCAGCAGGATGAGCGACTCCTGGAACACACCCAGCAACAGCATATCCTCTACCAGCAAGAGCAACAGATCCTCCACCAGCAAAtccag GGTCTGTCTTTAGGCCATGGAGAGAGCCAGCCCAGTCACCTAACCCACCAGCTCCAGag GTTGCGTATCCAGCCCTCCAGCCCTCCGCCAACACATCCCAGCAACCACCTCTTCAGACAACCCAATCAGAGCCCTCCACCTGGCTCTACAGGCATAATGCAAGGGCATG gtCCATCACCAGTGCAGTACCAGCACGGTGCTCCAGCTCTGTACCAGGGCCAGAGTGGCAGCCCTCCTCCCACAGGCCTCCCTCGAGTCGCTTTACCAACCAATCAGCAAGCAGCTTCTGTCCGCCCCACTGTCCCATTGGCACAGGGTGTACCACAACAACAGCAG GTTACCATTCAGGTGCAGGAAGTGGAACTGGGAGATGGGGCGTCGAGACAGGGAAGTTTTCTGTCCACACCAGGGGGACACAGAGTACTAGGGAAGCAGCTGAGTGCAGACAACGCCGAGACGCACAG TCGCAGCCTTGGCCGCTTTACATCTGCCTATGAACAGGCCCAGTTCAATCCTCACCTCTTCTCTGGCGATGCTGCCTCCAGGGGTAACTCTGGGGTTGTCGGCTCCTACAGCCCCTACCTGCAGGGAGCCTCCCTCAAAGTCCCTGGCCTGGAAAGTTATCAGACTGGGGCAGTGGGGAACAGCTATGGCACCCCCTCCACACTACAGCAGGCCCTGCTTTCCCCAACTCCTTTGGACTACCGCCCCCCACAACAGCACGTTACTCCCACGCTTCAAGGTCTCCTGTCTCCCCGCCACTCTTTAACAGGCCATGCTGACCCCAGGCTGCCTCCCCAGGACCTGGCTGCCCTGTTGAAGAGGCAGAGCCCTCGGTCGTGCCCAGCACCCCCCACACCACCCAGCGGTCCACCTCAGGAGTATGGAGAGATGCTGCTTCTTCGCCAGCTAAACCAGGGTGACAGCTTGGAGCAACCGGTGCCACAGGGTGCCCCTGGAGGTCAACACTACCACCACCTCCTTCAGATTCGACCCCCAGAAGTCCAGCCACAGCAGCACCCAGCCCAGGCACCTTGCCCCAGCTTACCTCACTCAGAGAGCATGGAAGAAGATGAGGTGCCCACTAGCTACCACCACCCACATGAGGGCCTGCTGGCCAAGGCAGGAGAAGGTCATGAGCTCTTGGGGCCTCCCAGGATAGGAACTCCTCCCTACAACTCCCCTACACACAGGCATGGTGGCTACATAAGGGGCCCTTCAGCAGCTAGAG AATCGGAGCATGTGGAGTGCAGGCCACTAGGACAAGCCATGGAGGTGCCTGATCATAATGGTGTGGGCTATTCACGCGGCCCCCAGGGTGACGCCTATAGGTCCCGTGGACAGTTACAGCGCCACCACACTATTCAGACCTGTGATGATGCCTAT GATCAGGCAGACCCCATGTCTGGGATGAGCCTGTTGGCTGGGAAGGCTCTAAGCTCCGCTCGCATGTCAGACATCCTTAGCCAGACATCACTGATAGGAAGCCAGCAGTTGCACCAGCGGGAAGAGTCAG TGTGTGATGAAGGCGAGCTCCATGCGGCAGCCTGCTACCCCTCTTCCTGCACCAGTGACATGCTCCTTAGCTATAAGCCCCCTGACCTGCCGTACAGCATGGAGCAGGCTGGGGTCTAG